From a single Streptomyces liliifuscus genomic region:
- a CDS encoding DUF6355 family natural product biosynthesis protein, which translates to MKKANLAKQMTTMAAALVTAGVLSVGAAEGTAAAAPVAEPCGFYETSTSAYYRHCGSTTIEIRVDYWNNTSGYECVGPWSTMYLGRKVDVDYAVYQHVGCP; encoded by the coding sequence ATGAAGAAGGCAAACCTGGCCAAACAGATGACCACCATGGCCGCCGCGCTCGTCACGGCCGGGGTGTTGTCAGTCGGCGCAGCCGAAGGCACCGCGGCCGCCGCGCCTGTCGCGGAACCGTGCGGGTTCTATGAGACCTCGACGTCCGCGTACTACCGGCACTGTGGGTCGACCACCATCGAGATCAGGGTCGACTACTGGAACAACACGTCAGGGTACGAGTGCGTGGGACCGTGGAGCACGATGTACCTCGGCCGGAAGGTCGACGTCGACTACGCCGTATACCAACACGTCGGGTGCCCCTGA
- a CDS encoding ABC transporter substrate-binding protein: protein MRERRLISQRAAVATVGLALVGGLAACSGPKDSSADSGASDGKPAKGGKLTVLNSDAQADFDPARLYTSGGGNVPSLVFRTLTTRNRAAGAAGTKVVPDLATDLGTPSKNATVWTYTLKKGLKFEDGSPITSADIKYGVERSFAAELSGGAPYLRDWLIGGDTFQGPYKSGKGKKTLDSIETPDESTIVFKLKKPVGDFPYLATQTQFAPVPKAKDTGTKYEEHPVSSGPYKVVKNTNDGERLQLERNPYWSQKVDDQRKAYPDTVDVRSGLDSAVINQRLSTSSGDDARAVTTDTNLGPAELAQIGRDKSLKSRVGVGHFGYTNYLAFNPRVKPFDKPEVRQAISYAIGRSSVINAVGGSSLAEPATTFLPDQKAFGHTPYDLFPAGKNGDPVKAKEVLAKAGYKNGLTVTLTHSTDEGEMGPKVASAIQQSLAKAGITVKLKGLEANAYNEKRWDANDGPGFFITRWGADWPAGYPFLAPIFDGRQIVKDGANFNSAQLNDPAINKEFDEISGLTDLDAAAKRWGALDKKIGAQALTVPLYHPVYQRLVGKDIKNVVISDWTGVLDISQAAVK from the coding sequence ATGCGTGAACGCAGACTCATATCCCAGCGCGCCGCCGTGGCCACCGTCGGCCTGGCTCTCGTCGGAGGACTGGCGGCCTGCTCCGGGCCGAAGGACAGCAGCGCGGACTCCGGAGCGAGTGACGGAAAGCCCGCCAAGGGCGGCAAACTCACCGTCCTCAACTCCGACGCGCAGGCGGACTTCGACCCCGCCCGCCTCTACACGTCCGGCGGAGGCAACGTCCCCTCGCTGGTCTTCCGGACGCTGACCACCCGCAACCGGGCGGCCGGTGCCGCGGGCACGAAGGTGGTCCCCGACCTGGCCACGGACCTCGGCACCCCCAGCAAGAACGCCACGGTGTGGACGTACACCCTCAAGAAGGGGCTGAAGTTCGAGGACGGCTCCCCCATCACCTCCGCCGACATCAAGTACGGCGTGGAGCGGTCCTTCGCAGCCGAACTGTCCGGCGGAGCCCCGTACTTGCGCGACTGGCTGATCGGCGGCGACACCTTCCAGGGCCCCTACAAGTCCGGCAAGGGCAAGAAGACTCTCGACTCCATCGAGACGCCCGACGAGAGCACCATCGTCTTCAAGCTGAAGAAGCCCGTCGGCGACTTCCCCTACCTGGCGACGCAGACCCAGTTCGCGCCGGTGCCCAAGGCCAAGGACACCGGCACCAAGTACGAGGAACATCCGGTCTCCTCAGGCCCGTACAAGGTCGTGAAGAACACCAACGACGGCGAGCGGCTCCAGCTGGAGCGCAACCCGTACTGGTCCCAGAAGGTCGACGACCAGCGCAAGGCCTACCCGGACACCGTCGACGTGCGCTCCGGGCTCGACTCGGCGGTCATCAACCAGCGACTGTCGACCAGTTCCGGGGACGACGCGCGCGCGGTCACCACGGACACGAACCTCGGCCCCGCCGAGCTCGCCCAGATCGGCCGGGACAAGTCCCTCAAGTCCCGCGTCGGTGTGGGGCACTTCGGCTACACCAACTACCTGGCGTTCAACCCGAGGGTGAAGCCCTTCGACAAGCCCGAGGTGCGGCAGGCGATCTCGTACGCGATCGGCCGCAGCAGCGTCATCAACGCCGTGGGCGGCTCCTCGCTCGCCGAGCCCGCCACCACCTTCCTGCCGGACCAGAAGGCCTTCGGCCACACGCCGTACGACCTGTTCCCCGCGGGCAAGAACGGCGACCCGGTGAAGGCCAAGGAGGTGCTGGCGAAGGCCGGTTACAAGAACGGGCTCACCGTGACACTCACCCACTCCACCGACGAGGGCGAGATGGGGCCCAAGGTCGCCTCGGCCATCCAGCAGTCCCTCGCGAAGGCCGGAATCACAGTGAAGCTCAAGGGTCTGGAGGCCAACGCCTACAACGAGAAGCGCTGGGACGCCAACGACGGCCCCGGGTTCTTCATCACCCGCTGGGGCGCCGACTGGCCCGCCGGCTATCCGTTCCTCGCCCCGATCTTCGACGGCCGCCAGATCGTCAAGGACGGCGCCAACTTCAACAGCGCTCAGCTTAACGACCCGGCGATCAACAAGGAGTTCGACGAGATCAGCGGTCTCACCGACCTGGACGCCGCGGCCAAGCGCTGGGGCGCCCTGGACAAGAAGATCGGTGCGCAGGCCCTCACGGTGCCGCTCTACCACCCGGTCTACCAGCGCCTGGTCGGCAAGGACATCAAGAACGTCGTCATCAGCGACTGGACCGGCGTCCTCGACATCTCGCAGGCGGCGGTCAAGTAA
- a CDS encoding AraC-like ligand-binding domain-containing protein, producing the protein MTESKGFRLTGTESFEAAVSSLFGSLRVTDPGPPAFQAVVDHVAIGAVIVARIQAAAATVTRDIQCITSTDVEWMHLTLHRRGPVAVTQDDRTSALRPGELFACDNTRPYRIIGAEPSDMTVLCVPRASLGKRADCMGRRTALPISAQDGIGRLLGCALSGMDEDLPRQGVARTYLADALTALLLAAFVDTTPERASVASDLVDRIRVYVLAHLGDPLLGAERVARRHHISVRHLHALFKGGDLTFAAWVRHERLLRIRRDLLDPAFADRATAAIAARWGVLDTKHLGRAMKREFGETVSDLRRGQQDG; encoded by the coding sequence GTGACGGAGAGCAAGGGTTTCCGTTTAACGGGAACGGAGTCGTTCGAGGCAGCGGTCTCGTCCTTGTTCGGTTCGCTGCGGGTGACGGATCCTGGCCCACCGGCGTTCCAGGCCGTGGTCGACCACGTAGCCATCGGGGCAGTGATCGTGGCCCGCATCCAAGCCGCTGCCGCGACGGTGACACGGGACATCCAGTGCATCACTTCCACCGACGTGGAGTGGATGCACCTCACACTGCATCGCCGCGGCCCGGTCGCGGTGACCCAGGACGATCGGACCAGCGCGCTGAGACCGGGTGAGCTGTTCGCCTGTGACAACACCCGGCCCTACCGGATCATCGGTGCCGAGCCCAGCGATATGACCGTGCTCTGTGTTCCCCGTGCGAGTCTCGGCAAGCGGGCGGACTGCATGGGCCGGCGTACGGCACTTCCCATATCCGCACAGGACGGTATCGGCAGGCTTCTCGGCTGCGCCCTGTCCGGGATGGACGAGGACCTCCCCCGTCAGGGTGTGGCGCGCACATATCTGGCCGACGCGCTCACCGCGCTCCTGCTCGCTGCTTTCGTCGACACCACCCCCGAGAGGGCCTCCGTCGCGAGCGATCTTGTCGATCGAATCCGCGTCTATGTGCTGGCCCACCTTGGCGACCCCCTGCTCGGTGCTGAACGAGTCGCACGTCGGCACCACATCTCGGTCCGCCACCTCCATGCGCTTTTCAAGGGCGGCGATCTGACCTTCGCCGCCTGGGTCAGGCATGAACGCCTGTTACGGATCCGCCGTGACCTGCTCGACCCTGCCTTCGCAGACCGCGCCACGGCCGCGATCGCGGCCCGGTGGGGAGTGCTCGACACCAAGCACCTCGGCCGGGCAATGAAGCGGGAGTTCGGCGAAACCGTCAGCGATTTACGCCGCGGGCAGCAGGATGGCTGA
- a CDS encoding SMI1/KNR4 family protein, which yields MKGPAFHSTSKGRQAVDVEISPFLRDTATQFGTGVAYALKVLAGQLADDPDMGRPSELPGILTVTVDGDLFEDCPALAIGYIREPDRIEIRYVNPISFAESAESAESAGSAESGELVAGAQGREQQEEEQRDDPATDAVTVREVADAWQRITGWLQRNAPDSYAALRGGAGPTAIAALEGDLGVRIPVELHVLWLLAAGDDGASGGGCLPGNWALMTLDAVAAAYRLKMDSQAHQDTFDTDRPADERITVWKATWIPVVALGPADATSGLYLDAATGYLGRWSRYNEAPGEELDTLVTYLEEAADMLEAPALATRDKPGLIGGALVWGSSIDPAQEDRWQPWDG from the coding sequence ATGAAGGGCCCCGCCTTCCATTCGACCAGCAAGGGACGCCAGGCCGTGGACGTCGAGATATCCCCGTTCTTACGCGACACCGCCACCCAGTTCGGGACCGGCGTGGCCTACGCCCTGAAGGTCCTGGCCGGTCAGTTGGCCGACGACCCGGACATGGGTCGGCCCTCGGAGCTGCCCGGCATCCTCACCGTGACGGTGGACGGGGACCTGTTCGAGGACTGTCCCGCCCTGGCCATCGGCTACATTCGCGAGCCCGATCGGATCGAGATCCGGTACGTGAACCCGATCTCCTTCGCCGAGTCCGCCGAGTCCGCCGAGTCCGCCGGGTCAGCCGAGTCCGGCGAGCTCGTTGCGGGCGCCCAGGGCCGGGAGCAGCAGGAGGAGGAGCAGCGCGACGACCCTGCCACCGACGCGGTCACCGTACGGGAGGTCGCCGATGCCTGGCAGCGCATCACCGGTTGGCTGCAGCGCAACGCCCCCGATTCCTACGCCGCGCTCCGTGGTGGCGCCGGCCCCACCGCCATTGCCGCTCTGGAGGGCGACCTCGGCGTCCGGATACCCGTCGAGCTGCACGTCCTGTGGCTGCTGGCGGCGGGTGACGACGGGGCCAGTGGTGGGGGATGCCTTCCGGGTAATTGGGCTCTGATGACCCTGGACGCCGTGGCCGCCGCCTACCGGTTGAAGATGGACTCCCAGGCCCACCAGGACACCTTCGACACCGACCGACCCGCGGACGAGCGGATCACCGTGTGGAAGGCAACCTGGATTCCGGTTGTCGCCTTGGGCCCGGCTGACGCCACCTCGGGCCTGTACCTCGACGCCGCGACCGGCTACCTGGGCCGGTGGTCCCGCTACAACGAAGCCCCCGGCGAAGAACTCGACACGCTGGTCACCTACTTGGAAGAGGCCGCCGACATGCTCGAAGCCCCGGCCCTGGCCACGCGGGACAAGCCAGGCCTGATCGGTGGGGCGCTGGTGTGGGGCAGCAGTATCGACCCGGCACAGGAAGACCGGTGGCAGCCCTGGGACGGCTGA
- a CDS encoding MFS transporter encodes MTAEQSHIPAGAEPGNGNRRAWIGVDHPRYKWVALTNTTVGMLLATINSSIVLISLPGIFTGIRLDPLEPANVSYLLWMLMGYMLVTAVLVVALGRLGDMMGRVRIYNAGFLIFTLTSVVLSLDPFHGGSGALWLIGWRIVQAVGGSMLMANSAAILTDAFPARQRGMALGVNMVAGIAGSFIGLVLGGALVTWNWRSVFWVNVPIGLLGTVWAYKSLHETGVRRPGRMDWWGNITFAVGLSALLAGITYGIQPYGGHTMGWTNPWVLAGLIGGVAMLAVFCVVETRVAEPMFPLHLFRNAAFAGGNAATLLGSIARGGLQFMLIIWLQGIWLPLHGYDYADTPLWAGIYMLPLTAGFLLAGPISGVLSDRFGARLFAASGFAVMAASFAGLLMLPSDFSYGIFAALIFLNGLGGGLFAAPNTSIIMSNVPADARGAASGMRATFQNAGMVLSMGVFFSLMVAGLSGTLPHTLSAGLTAQGVPAHAAHTVAELPPVGVLFAAFLGYNPIQHLLGPDALAHLSPTASAHLTGREFFPHLISQPFHDGLVIVFSLAIAMSLAAAAASLIRGRGKASPHSPTPGTPTAAAPTRTAAEVGSAKPPALELRGTVRDGSGEPLAHATLTLVDRYGHQKAIARSGQDGTYELASAEPGSHMLVVSAKGHEPRAIQVTTGTEPALSDLALTAVRGVEGTVGQAHTGRTPD; translated from the coding sequence ATGACCGCCGAGCAGTCCCACATACCCGCAGGCGCCGAACCCGGGAACGGCAACCGCAGAGCGTGGATCGGCGTGGATCATCCCCGTTACAAGTGGGTCGCACTGACCAACACCACCGTGGGCATGCTGCTGGCCACGATCAACAGCTCGATCGTGCTGATCTCGCTGCCCGGGATCTTCACCGGTATCCGACTGGATCCGCTGGAGCCCGCGAACGTGAGCTATCTGCTGTGGATGCTGATGGGCTACATGCTCGTCACCGCGGTGCTGGTGGTCGCCCTCGGCCGGCTCGGGGACATGATGGGCCGGGTCCGCATCTACAACGCCGGCTTCCTGATCTTCACGCTCACCTCGGTGGTCCTGTCCCTCGACCCCTTCCACGGCGGGAGCGGGGCGCTGTGGCTGATCGGCTGGCGCATCGTGCAGGCTGTCGGCGGCTCGATGCTGATGGCCAACTCCGCGGCCATCCTCACCGACGCCTTTCCCGCCCGTCAGCGCGGCATGGCTCTGGGCGTCAACATGGTGGCGGGCATCGCCGGGTCGTTCATCGGCCTGGTGCTGGGCGGGGCCCTCGTGACGTGGAACTGGCGCTCGGTCTTCTGGGTCAACGTGCCCATCGGCCTGCTCGGCACGGTGTGGGCGTACAAGTCGCTGCACGAGACCGGTGTGCGCAGGCCGGGGCGGATGGACTGGTGGGGCAACATCACCTTCGCCGTCGGGCTGAGTGCCCTGCTCGCGGGTATCACCTACGGCATCCAGCCCTACGGCGGTCACACCATGGGCTGGACCAACCCGTGGGTGCTGGCCGGGCTGATCGGCGGCGTGGCCATGCTCGCGGTCTTCTGCGTGGTCGAGACAAGGGTCGCCGAGCCGATGTTCCCGTTGCACCTGTTCCGCAACGCGGCGTTCGCGGGCGGCAACGCGGCCACTCTGCTGGGGTCGATCGCGCGCGGCGGCCTGCAGTTCATGCTCATCATCTGGCTGCAGGGCATCTGGCTTCCCCTGCACGGCTACGACTACGCCGACACCCCACTGTGGGCGGGCATCTACATGCTGCCGCTGACCGCAGGCTTCCTGCTCGCCGGGCCGATCTCGGGAGTACTGTCCGACCGGTTCGGCGCGCGGCTGTTCGCCGCGTCCGGATTCGCGGTGATGGCGGCGTCGTTCGCCGGACTGCTCATGCTGCCCAGCGACTTCTCGTACGGGATCTTCGCCGCGCTGATCTTCCTCAACGGGCTCGGCGGCGGTCTCTTCGCGGCGCCGAACACGTCGATCATCATGTCGAACGTCCCGGCCGACGCCCGTGGTGCCGCCTCCGGCATGCGCGCCACATTCCAGAACGCCGGCATGGTGCTGTCCATGGGCGTGTTCTTCTCGCTCATGGTGGCCGGGCTCTCCGGCACGCTGCCGCACACCCTGAGTGCGGGCCTCACCGCCCAGGGCGTCCCGGCACACGCCGCGCACACGGTCGCCGAACTGCCCCCGGTGGGCGTCCTGTTCGCGGCCTTCCTCGGCTACAACCCGATCCAGCACCTGCTCGGCCCGGACGCCCTCGCCCACCTCTCGCCGACTGCCTCGGCGCACCTCACCGGGCGTGAGTTCTTCCCCCACCTGATCTCGCAGCCGTTCCACGACGGTCTGGTCATAGTGTTCTCCCTCGCCATCGCCATGTCCCTGGCCGCTGCGGCCGCTTCACTGATCCGTGGCCGCGGCAAGGCGTCTCCCCACTCGCCGACACCCGGGACGCCGACTGCCGCGGCGCCCACTCGGACAGCCGCCGAGGTCGGCTCGGCCAAGCCACCCGCCCTGGAACTGCGCGGCACAGTACGGGACGGTTCCGGCGAGCCGCTGGCCCACGCCACCCTCACACTCGTCGACCGCTACGGCCACCAGAAGGCCATCGCCAGATCGGGCCAGGACGGTACGTACGAGCTTGCATCGGCGGAACCCGGCTCGCACATGCTGGTCGTGTCGGCCAAAGGGCACGAGCCCCGCGCCATACAGGTCACCACGGGAACGGAACCGGCTCTCTCGGACCTCGCCCTGACAGCGGTCCGCGGTGTCGAGGGCACCGTGGGCCAAGCGCACACCGGCCGCACTCCCGATTGA
- a CDS encoding ABC transporter permease — MASTDPGVDIKKDDSPAAGQSQDPHDLAGLEAGLDALDTVRVDRTPVRETLIRKVLPPVVAVALVLVVWQVLVWAKVTDSYKLPAPSAVWDELTDAWRQGTLLEYIWTSVSRGLLGFLMALAIGTPLGLLVARVKFVRAAIGPILSGLQSLPSVAWVPPAVLWLGLNNSMMYAVILLGAVPSIANGLVSGVDQVPPLYLRAGRTLGATGLRGTWHIVIPAALPGYLAGLKQGWAFSWRSLMAAEIIASSPDLGIGLGQLLENGRTANSMSMVFLAILLILIVGIAIDLLIFSPLERRVLRSRGLLVSN, encoded by the coding sequence ATGGCCAGCACTGACCCCGGGGTCGACATCAAGAAGGACGACTCCCCGGCAGCCGGGCAGTCCCAGGACCCGCACGATCTGGCGGGACTTGAGGCCGGCCTCGACGCGCTGGATACGGTGCGGGTCGACCGTACGCCGGTACGCGAGACCCTGATACGCAAGGTGCTGCCGCCCGTCGTCGCCGTGGCGCTGGTGCTGGTGGTCTGGCAAGTCCTGGTCTGGGCGAAGGTCACCGACAGCTACAAGCTGCCCGCACCGTCCGCGGTCTGGGACGAGCTGACCGACGCCTGGCGACAGGGCACCTTGCTGGAGTACATCTGGACCAGCGTCTCCCGCGGCCTGCTCGGCTTCCTGATGGCCCTGGCGATCGGCACGCCGCTGGGCCTGCTGGTCGCCCGCGTGAAATTCGTCCGCGCCGCCATCGGCCCGATCCTGTCCGGACTCCAGTCACTGCCGTCCGTGGCCTGGGTGCCACCCGCTGTGCTCTGGCTGGGCCTCAACAATTCGATGATGTACGCGGTGATCCTGCTGGGCGCGGTCCCCTCGATCGCCAACGGGCTGGTCTCCGGCGTCGACCAGGTACCCCCGCTCTACCTGCGGGCCGGCCGCACACTCGGCGCCACCGGACTGCGCGGCACCTGGCACATCGTGATCCCCGCCGCCCTCCCCGGCTACCTCGCCGGCCTCAAACAGGGCTGGGCCTTCTCCTGGCGCTCCCTCATGGCCGCCGAGATCATCGCCTCCTCACCCGACCTGGGCATCGGCCTCGGCCAGCTCCTGGAAAACGGCCGCACCGCCAACAGCATGTCCATGGTCTTCCTCGCCATCCTCCTCATCCTGATCGTCGGAATCGCCATCGACCTGCTCATCTTCAGCCCGCTGGAGCGGCGGGTACTGCGCAGCCGGGGCCTGCTGGTCAGCAACTGA
- a CDS encoding ABC transporter permease, which produces MTDRFPGARFAAKRLLGAALVLLVLSAVLYALFYVVPGDPAQLACGERCNPAQVAQVRQQLGLDEPTYAQYLHFLQGLFAGRDYSAGTSLQHCAAPCLGLSHQNDQQVTTLILEGLPATASLAFGAMAVWLSLGVGTGLLSALRRGGATERVLTILTLAGTGTPVFILGLLLLMVVCAYLQWLPFPSYVPLSQDPEQWAWNMLLPWLTLGLFESAKYARLTRSSTLEVLAEDHIRTFRAYGVSERAIVTRHALRGALPPVIALSALDLGSMMGGAMLTEQLFGIPGLGRLLIDSVRSVDLPVVVGVVLVIGTAVVLANAVADVLYALADRRVVLS; this is translated from the coding sequence GTGACTGACCGTTTTCCGGGCGCGCGCTTCGCGGCCAAGCGCCTGCTGGGGGCCGCACTGGTCCTGCTGGTGCTCTCCGCCGTGCTGTACGCGCTCTTCTACGTCGTCCCCGGCGACCCCGCCCAACTCGCGTGCGGGGAGCGATGCAACCCGGCCCAGGTGGCGCAGGTGCGTCAGCAGCTGGGGCTCGACGAGCCGACGTACGCCCAGTATCTGCACTTTCTGCAGGGCCTGTTCGCGGGACGCGACTACTCGGCGGGCACCTCGCTGCAGCACTGCGCCGCGCCCTGCCTCGGCCTGTCCCACCAGAACGACCAGCAGGTCACCACGCTGATCCTGGAGGGCCTTCCGGCCACCGCCTCGCTCGCCTTCGGTGCGATGGCGGTATGGCTGTCGCTGGGTGTCGGCACGGGGCTGCTGTCCGCGCTGAGGCGGGGCGGCGCGACGGAGCGTGTGCTGACCATCTTGACCCTGGCCGGGACCGGCACCCCGGTCTTCATCCTGGGTCTGCTGCTCCTCATGGTCGTCTGCGCCTATCTCCAGTGGCTGCCCTTCCCGTCGTACGTACCGCTGTCCCAGGATCCCGAGCAGTGGGCGTGGAACATGTTGCTGCCGTGGCTGACGCTGGGCCTCTTCGAGAGCGCGAAGTACGCCCGGCTCACGCGTTCCTCCACTCTCGAGGTCCTCGCGGAGGACCACATCCGCACGTTCCGTGCGTACGGGGTGAGCGAACGCGCCATCGTCACCCGGCACGCGCTGCGCGGGGCGCTGCCTCCGGTGATCGCGCTGAGCGCCCTGGACCTGGGGTCGATGATGGGCGGCGCGATGCTCACCGAGCAGTTGTTCGGCATCCCGGGCCTGGGCCGGCTCCTCATCGACAGCGTCCGCTCCGTCGACCTGCCGGTCGTCGTCGGCGTGGTCCTCGTGATCGGGACCGCCGTGGTCCTCGCCAACGCCGTGGCGGACGTCCTCTACGCCCTGGCCGACCGAAGGGTGGTCCTGTCGTGA
- a CDS encoding MarR family winged helix-turn-helix transcriptional regulator, which translates to MDQSHSEDRLQETARALADLASVVVRAVTDRRGMSFTAASALARLEREGPARLTALAAAEGVTQPSMTQLVQRLERQELALRIDDPEDGRVTLVAITDTGRAILAERRQERDTRLATLLSTLPDEEQQALATAMRTALPLVQRMLQDGTQQSPLLEQRNTGSER; encoded by the coding sequence GTGGATCAGTCGCACTCGGAGGACCGCCTCCAGGAAACCGCGCGGGCGCTGGCCGACCTGGCTTCTGTCGTGGTCAGGGCCGTGACGGACCGGCGGGGTATGAGCTTCACCGCCGCCTCCGCCCTCGCCCGGCTGGAGCGGGAGGGTCCGGCCCGGCTGACCGCGCTGGCAGCGGCGGAAGGCGTCACACAGCCGTCGATGACCCAGCTGGTGCAGCGCTTGGAACGGCAGGAGCTGGCACTGCGCATCGACGACCCGGAGGACGGCCGGGTCACCCTGGTCGCCATCACGGACACCGGGCGGGCGATTCTCGCCGAGCGCCGACAAGAGCGTGACACCCGCTTGGCCACCCTGCTGTCCACCCTCCCCGACGAAGAGCAGCAAGCCCTGGCAACCGCGATGCGGACCGCCCTGCCGCTGGTGCAGCGGATGCTCCAGGACGGCACACAGCAGAGTCCCCTCCTCGAACAGCGCAACACCGGGAGCGAGCGATGA
- a CDS encoding peptidase inhibitor family I36 protein, translating to MIKTRIATAVATVGVTALALTAIPGTAQAADLDREFSSPVAAEAATADPGSRSGSSDVSPMAWTDCPLTYFCVWVDGDYEGPRGQFKESNLSWGSFFQSACPSGTWSNCASSGFNNGTSGMGVVVWNEPGHDHGNSRCLPKGWRHPYFTQVHWNDNAAQNINDKISSNQWTWNCHY from the coding sequence GTGATCAAGACCAGAATCGCCACTGCTGTCGCGACCGTTGGCGTCACCGCGCTGGCCCTGACCGCCATCCCCGGTACCGCGCAGGCGGCCGACCTCGACCGGGAGTTCTCGTCGCCGGTCGCCGCCGAGGCTGCCACTGCGGATCCCGGGTCAAGGAGCGGCTCGTCCGATGTGTCGCCGATGGCCTGGACCGACTGTCCGTTGACGTACTTCTGCGTCTGGGTCGACGGCGACTACGAAGGACCACGGGGCCAGTTCAAGGAATCCAACCTCAGCTGGGGCAGCTTCTTCCAGTCCGCTTGTCCGTCGGGCACCTGGTCCAATTGCGCCTCGTCGGGCTTCAACAACGGCACGAGCGGCATGGGCGTCGTTGTCTGGAATGAACCGGGGCATGACCACGGCAATTCACGCTGCCTCCCGAAGGGCTGGCGCCACCCCTACTTCACTCAAGTGCACTGGAACGACAACGCGGCGCAGAACATCAACGACAAGATCTCCAGCAACCAGTGGACCTGGAACTGCCACTACTGA
- a CDS encoding Ms4533A family Cys-rich leader peptide: MSSRRVSERARFRLVLIGVHAHAVSDVDCR; encoded by the coding sequence ATGTCGAGTCGCCGTGTCTCCGAGCGCGCCAGGTTCCGCCTGGTGCTCATCGGTGTGCACGCCCACGCTGTGTCCGACGTCGACTGTCGCTGA
- a CDS encoding ABC transporter permease has product MTVQDVLAPGAGVPAAPGPAAGARGVWRTLRTRPSAVVSGAVLAALVLAALAAPLLSALSGQDPYTYHDELVDSASGGAPKGSFGGVSGEHWLGIEPGTGRDLFARLVYGARVSLLVAAGATLLQVVIGVSVGLAAALGSRWADQLLSRITDVMVALPMLVLAIALTTVVPGDFPRPLLLILVMGALNWGGTSRVVRAQALTLRRLDFVAAARLGGSGPLRVVRRELLPSLAAPVITYAAILLPSNIVLEASLSFLGIGVTPPTPSWGQMLSTATTWFRADPLYVLLPSGLLFVTVLAFTVLGDAVRTALDPREASRLRVGTRKEKTRD; this is encoded by the coding sequence ATGACCGTGCAGGACGTGTTGGCACCCGGGGCGGGCGTGCCGGCCGCCCCGGGACCCGCGGCGGGGGCCCGTGGTGTGTGGCGGACGCTGCGCACCCGGCCCTCGGCCGTCGTCTCGGGCGCGGTGCTCGCCGCGCTGGTCCTCGCCGCGCTCGCCGCGCCACTGCTCTCGGCGCTGAGCGGGCAGGACCCGTACACCTACCACGACGAGCTGGTCGACTCCGCGAGCGGTGGCGCGCCGAAGGGTTCCTTCGGGGGTGTCAGCGGCGAGCACTGGCTGGGTATCGAGCCGGGCACCGGCCGCGATCTCTTCGCCCGGCTGGTGTACGGCGCCCGGGTGTCACTGCTGGTGGCGGCGGGGGCGACGCTGCTCCAGGTGGTGATCGGTGTGAGCGTCGGCCTGGCCGCGGCGCTCGGCAGCAGGTGGGCGGACCAGCTCCTCAGCAGGATCACCGACGTGATGGTGGCCCTGCCGATGCTGGTCCTCGCCATCGCGCTGACCACCGTGGTCCCGGGTGACTTCCCTCGCCCGCTGCTCCTGATCCTGGTCATGGGTGCCCTCAACTGGGGTGGCACCTCCCGGGTCGTACGGGCCCAGGCCCTGACGCTGCGCCGCCTCGACTTCGTGGCGGCGGCCCGGCTGGGTGGCTCGGGTCCCTTGCGGGTGGTGCGGCGGGAGCTGCTGCCGTCGCTCGCGGCGCCCGTCATCACGTACGCGGCCATCCTCCTGCCCTCCAACATCGTGCTGGAGGCGTCGCTGTCGTTCCTCGGCATCGGCGTGACACCGCCCACGCCCTCGTGGGGCCAGATGTTGTCGACGGCGACCACCTGGTTCCGTGCCGACCCCCTGTACGTCCTGCTGCCGTCCGGGCTGCTGTTCGTCACCGTCCTCGCCTTCACCGTGCTGGGCGACGCGGTGCGCACCGCGCTCGATCCGCGGGAGGCGAGCCGCCTGCGGGTGGGCACCCGCAAGGAGAAGACCCGTGACTGA